A window of Thermosynechococcus sp. NK55a contains these coding sequences:
- a CDS encoding NAD(P)H-quinone oxidoreductase subunit J: MSDTPQAPIVEAGPVGRLLQSQNLSVESLGRDASGVEMIKVDRDRLLAVCQALYADGFNYLRCQAAYDSGPGQDLVSTYHLVKLTDNADRPPEVCIKVFLPRHDPRLPSVYWIWKTADWQERESYDMFGIVYEGHPNLKRILMPEDWVGWPLRKDYITPDFYELQEAY; this comes from the coding sequence ATGAGTGACACCCCCCAAGCCCCCATTGTTGAAGCTGGCCCTGTGGGCCGTCTCCTACAGTCTCAAAACCTAAGTGTGGAATCCCTCGGTAGGGATGCCTCTGGTGTAGAAATGATTAAAGTCGATCGCGATCGCCTGCTGGCGGTCTGCCAAGCCCTCTATGCCGATGGCTTCAACTACTTGCGCTGCCAAGCCGCCTATGACTCGGGTCCCGGCCAAGATTTGGTAAGCACCTACCATCTAGTCAAGCTCACAGACAACGCTGATCGTCCCCCTGAAGTGTGCATTAAGGTCTTTTTGCCCCGCCATGATCCGCGGCTGCCGTCAGTGTACTGGATTTGGAAAACCGCCGACTGGCAAGAGCGGGAGTCCTACGATATGTTTGGCATTGTCTATGAAGGGCACCCAAACTTGAAGCGCATCCTCATGCCCGAGGATTGGGTAGGTTGGCCGTTGCGCAAAGACTATATCACCCCTGACTTTTACGAATTGCAGGAAGCCTACTAA